The following are encoded in a window of Mustelus asterias chromosome 11, sMusAst1.hap1.1, whole genome shotgun sequence genomic DNA:
- the arl4d gene encoding ADP-ribosylation factor-like protein 4D: MGNQFSELTPNGTFLPPFQSLHVVVIGLDSAGKTTLLYRLKLREFVNTIPTKGFNTEKIKVPVGNSRGITFQVWDVGGQEKLRPLWKSYTRRTDGIVFVIDSSEMERMEEAKAELHKISRSSENQGVPVLIFANKQDLPGALSVAEVEKSLSLNELGASTLHHIQSSSAVNGQGLQQGLERLYEMIIKRKKMLRHQKRKR; encoded by the coding sequence ATGGGGAATCAATTCTCTGAGCTCACACCCAATGGAACCTTCTTGCCTCCTTTCCAGTCCCTACACGTGGTggtgattgggttggattcagcTGGGAAAACCACGTTGCTGTACCGACTGAAGTTAAGGGAGTTTGTCAACACTATTCCTACGAAAggcttcaacactgagaaaatcAAAGTGCCCGTTGGCAACTCGAGGGGCATCACTTTCCAGGTCTGGGATGTCGGTGGCCAAGAAAAACTGAGGCCTCTGTGGAAGTCCTACACCAGGCGTACGGACGGCATTGTCTTCGTGATTGACTCCTCCGAGATGGAGAGGATGGAGGAGGCCAAGGCTGAGCTCCACAAAATTTCCAGGAGTTCGGAAAATCAAGGAGTGCCGGTATTAATCTTTGCCAATAAGCAGGATCTACCTGGGGCTCTCTCTGTGGCTGAGGTGGAGAAATCCCTAAGTTTAAATGAACTGGGCGCGTCCACTCTGCACCACATCCAGAGTTCCAGTGCGGTGAATGGACAGGgcttgcagcaaggcctggagaGGTTATATGAAATGATCATTAAACGCAAGAAGATGCTCAGGCATCAGAAGAGAAAGAGATGA